A genomic window from Lentibacter algarum includes:
- the lptC gene encoding LPS export ABC transporter periplasmic protein LptC, with protein MQSRIDRHTRLVAWAKITLPIVALAMLSTLFLLSKSVDPIATIPFSESDLADRTQSQQISQPEVFGVTPRGDLISLRAALARQNAEDSALMEAHEVSAKIKLTSGQTVDISAVEALHSSAQNIVTLSGSVFAQTSTGYTFHANELAMSLFDLRADSIGVVTGEGPGFTVAAGQMTLEIPEGESDAHILLKNGVKLVYTPVKEKE; from the coding sequence ATGCAAAGCCGGATCGACAGGCACACAAGACTGGTTGCATGGGCAAAGATTACACTTCCCATCGTAGCCCTTGCGATGCTGTCGACGCTGTTTTTGCTCTCGAAAAGCGTTGATCCTATCGCGACGATCCCTTTTTCAGAAAGCGATCTCGCAGATCGGACGCAAAGCCAGCAGATATCGCAGCCTGAGGTTTTCGGCGTAACGCCGCGCGGTGATCTGATCTCATTGCGAGCGGCTCTTGCGCGTCAGAATGCGGAAGACAGTGCGCTTATGGAGGCGCATGAGGTTTCGGCAAAAATTAAGCTAACATCTGGCCAAACCGTTGATATATCGGCAGTCGAAGCGCTTCATAGCTCTGCGCAAAATATCGTGACTTTGTCTGGCAGTGTTTTTGCTCAGACAAGTACTGGCTATACTTTTCATGCAAATGAACTCGCGATGAGCCTATTTGACTTGCGCGCTGACAGTATCGGAGTTGTGACGGGCGAAGGGCCAGGCTTTACTGTTGCGGCAGGGCAAATGACGCTTGAGATACCCGAAGGGGAAAGCGATGCGCATATTTTGCTAAAAAACGGCGTGAAGCTGGTGTATACACCCGTGAAAGAAAAGGAATAG
- a CDS encoding LptA/OstA family protein — protein MRFDFLIVSSLCAALASPAVSQGANIAFGNIKQDTNAPVEVSANVMDINQNTGSAVLSGNVLIGQGAMRLSAASVSIVYNSDRSQIAQMKASGGVTLVSGEDAAEAAQAEYNVTSGMIVLSGNVLLVQGQTAITADRMRVDTTAGTAKMEGRVKTVLNVKN, from the coding sequence GTGCGCTTTGATTTTCTCATTGTCAGCTCTCTTTGCGCTGCACTTGCCAGCCCTGCTGTCTCTCAAGGCGCAAACATTGCCTTTGGGAATATCAAGCAAGACACAAACGCCCCAGTTGAAGTTTCGGCGAACGTCATGGACATCAACCAGAACACAGGCTCTGCCGTGCTCTCGGGCAATGTGTTGATCGGGCAGGGGGCCATGCGCCTCTCTGCTGCCTCGGTGAGTATTGTTTATAACTCAGACCGTTCTCAAATCGCACAGATGAAGGCATCGGGTGGTGTAACGCTGGTAAGTGGTGAGGACGCCGCCGAAGCAGCACAAGCCGAGTATAATGTGACATCTGGTATGATTGTGCTCTCTGGCAATGTTCTTCTTGTTCAGGGCCAAACCGCTATTACAGCTGATAGAATGCGCGTTGATACAACCGCGGGTACTGCCAAGATGGAAGGCCGTGTGAAGACGGTGCTCAATGTCAAAAACTAG
- the lptB gene encoding LPS export ABC transporter ATP-binding protein gives MSKTSVPNLFVAEGASGLEVRNLRKSYKRRPVIRDVSLSLKRGEVVALLGPNGSGKTTTFYAVAGLVQAEGGHVMLDGIDVTDLPMYRRARLGIGYLPQEMSIFRGLSVEDNIAAVLEVVEPDRRERAKKLEELLSEFSIEHLRRAPAMALSGGERRRVEIARCLAADPAYLLLDEPFAGVDPISVNDIRSLVADLKTRGIGVLITDHNVRETLEIVDRAYILHDGTVLMSGKPSEVVENENVRRVYLGDSFRIS, from the coding sequence ATGTCAAAAACTAGTGTTCCCAATCTTTTTGTTGCCGAAGGTGCGTCTGGTCTTGAGGTGCGCAATCTGCGCAAAAGCTACAAGCGTCGTCCAGTGATCCGTGATGTTTCACTTTCGCTCAAACGTGGCGAAGTCGTTGCGTTGCTTGGCCCCAATGGATCAGGCAAAACGACAACATTTTACGCAGTGGCGGGGCTTGTGCAGGCCGAAGGCGGCCATGTTATGCTCGATGGCATCGATGTCACAGACCTTCCCATGTACCGCCGCGCGCGGCTTGGGATCGGCTATCTACCCCAAGAAATGTCAATTTTTAGAGGGCTTTCTGTTGAAGATAATATCGCAGCTGTCCTTGAAGTTGTGGAGCCTGACAGACGCGAACGTGCGAAAAAACTCGAAGAACTGCTATCTGAGTTTTCTATAGAGCATTTGCGTCGTGCGCCTGCGATGGCTTTGTCAGGCGGTGAGCGGCGGCGTGTAGAAATAGCGCGCTGCCTTGCTGCTGATCCTGCCTATCTTTTACTTGATGAGCCTTTTGCGGGCGTTGATCCGATCTCAGTGAACGACATCCGCTCCCTTGTGGCTGATCTCAAAACGCGTGGAATCGGTGTCTTGATTACAGATCACAATGTCCGAGAAACTCTCGAAATCGTAGACCGTGCCTATATTTTGCATGATGGAACCGTGCTCATGTCGGGTAAACCAAGCGAAGTTGTGGAAAACGAGAACGTCCGTCGGGTCTATCTTGGCGATAGCTTCCGTATCTCCTGA
- the raiA gene encoding ribosome-associated translation inhibitor RaiA, translating to MRYQISGKQIDIGEALQTHVKEELGAAVAKYAERPTEALVVFSKSGHEFNCESTVHLSTGLTASAKASASEIYAAFDGCCEKMEKQLRRYKRRLKDHHKDRVEPVELFGASSYILASDHESQDSEPETLQPMIIAEMETKIPSLSVGEAVMQMELAGSPVLIFRNESKDGLNVVYRREDGNIGWIDPGK from the coding sequence ATGCGCTACCAAATCAGCGGAAAGCAAATCGACATCGGGGAGGCACTACAAACCCATGTGAAAGAAGAGCTTGGGGCTGCCGTCGCAAAATATGCCGAACGGCCCACCGAAGCGCTCGTTGTTTTCTCCAAAAGTGGTCATGAGTTTAACTGTGAATCCACTGTGCATCTTTCGACAGGTCTCACGGCATCGGCCAAAGCGAGCGCCAGTGAGATTTATGCCGCGTTCGACGGCTGCTGTGAGAAAATGGAGAAGCAACTGAGGCGTTATAAGCGTCGCCTGAAGGACCACCATAAAGATCGAGTGGAACCGGTTGAACTTTTCGGAGCGTCCTCGTATATCCTCGCCTCTGATCACGAAAGTCAGGATTCGGAGCCCGAAACGCTTCAGCCTATGATCATCGCAGAGATGGAAACAAAAATACCATCGCTCTCCGTTGGTGAAGCTGTTATGCAGATGGAACTTGCAGGGTCTCCTGTTCTGATTTTTCGTAACGAGAGTAAAGACGGGCTAAACGTCGTGTATCGCCGCGAAGATGGCAATATCGGTTGGATAGACCCAGGTAAATAA
- a CDS encoding PTS sugar transporter subunit IIA, which yields MQMSSLLKPEAVRVLSSASSKKRLLQELGETAGSVYGIDPVVAVRALQERENLGPTGVGNGVALPHAHVDGLEKVVGVFVVLEKPIDFDAVDKLPVDLAFALFAPSDAGVEHLKALAKVSRALRDGARCGKLRSNKNVSTLYTIITEDVSKLVA from the coding sequence ATGCAAATGTCCTCTTTACTCAAGCCCGAGGCAGTCAGGGTTTTATCCTCTGCCTCGAGCAAAAAGCGCCTGTTGCAAGAGCTGGGCGAAACGGCTGGATCCGTCTATGGCATAGATCCTGTCGTCGCGGTTCGGGCCCTTCAAGAGCGTGAAAACCTAGGACCAACTGGTGTTGGAAATGGTGTTGCACTGCCCCACGCCCACGTAGACGGTCTTGAAAAAGTCGTTGGCGTGTTTGTCGTGCTCGAAAAGCCGATTGATTTTGATGCTGTTGATAAGCTCCCTGTAGATTTGGCATTTGCTCTCTTCGCGCCGAGCGATGCGGGTGTTGAGCACCTCAAGGCCTTGGCCAAAGTTTCTCGTGCGCTGCGCGATGGAGCTCGCTGTGGCAAGCTGCGTTCCAACAAAAATGTCAGCACACTCTATACAATTATTACCGAAGATGTGAGCAAGCTGGTCGCTTAA
- a CDS encoding sulfotransferase family 2 domain-containing protein, translating into MSKRFDYFVVFAEMRTGSNFLEANINSFPALSCLGEAFNPHFIGYPNREDCLGVSEEARNREPHVLIEAVKNAQGLAGFRFFHDHEPRVLNDILNDPLCAKIILTRNPVESYVSWKIAQETGQWKLTNVAKRKDAKAVFDAREFGAHLEALQAFQLKLMKALQTTGQTAFYVAYEDLQDVDVMNGLAAYLEQPDKLERLDRNLKRQNPEPLSKKVANFEEMEASLAKTDHFGLGRTPNFEARRGAAVPSYVACAKTPLLFLPVRSAPEDEVLPWMAALDGVNETELQSGFSQKTLRQWMRTNTGHRSFSVVRHPAPRAHRAFCERILNKGPKCYSEIRRTLRRVHKLPIPKDGPDASWSLEDHRTAFVAFLGFVKANLSDQTAVRADAAWGSQAGILQGMGNFALPDFVLREDEFEAYLPALAMQVGVAHEASLPTPQEDTPYTLAQIYDDEIEALVADAYQRDYLIFGFGSWR; encoded by the coding sequence ATGAGCAAACGGTTTGATTATTTTGTTGTCTTTGCAGAGATGCGCACAGGCTCGAACTTTCTAGAAGCCAATATTAACAGCTTCCCTGCCCTCAGCTGTTTGGGCGAAGCGTTCAATCCACATTTCATTGGCTATCCCAACCGCGAAGATTGCCTTGGCGTGAGTGAAGAAGCACGCAACCGCGAGCCTCATGTTTTGATTGAGGCTGTCAAAAATGCGCAAGGCTTGGCTGGCTTTCGCTTTTTCCACGACCACGAACCACGGGTGTTGAACGACATTTTAAACGATCCGCTCTGCGCCAAGATCATTCTGACACGCAACCCTGTCGAAAGCTATGTGAGCTGGAAAATCGCGCAGGAAACGGGGCAATGGAAGCTCACCAATGTCGCCAAGCGCAAAGATGCCAAGGCCGTCTTTGATGCAAGGGAGTTTGGCGCACATCTCGAAGCGCTGCAGGCATTTCAACTCAAATTGATGAAGGCGCTACAGACCACGGGGCAGACGGCATTTTATGTGGCTTATGAGGACTTGCAAGATGTCGATGTCATGAACGGTCTGGCCGCCTACCTTGAGCAGCCAGATAAACTTGAGCGACTTGACCGCAATCTCAAGCGACAGAACCCAGAGCCGCTGTCTAAGAAAGTCGCAAACTTTGAGGAGATGGAAGCCTCTCTCGCAAAAACAGACCACTTTGGACTAGGACGTACGCCGAATTTTGAGGCGCGGCGCGGTGCGGCTGTGCCAAGCTACGTGGCTTGCGCGAAGACGCCTCTCTTGTTTTTGCCCGTGCGCTCTGCTCCTGAAGACGAGGTATTGCCGTGGATGGCGGCGCTTGACGGAGTGAATGAGACCGAGCTTCAAAGCGGCTTTAGCCAGAAAACACTGCGCCAATGGATGCGCACCAATACAGGCCACCGAAGTTTTAGTGTGGTCCGCCACCCTGCCCCACGCGCGCACCGCGCATTTTGTGAGCGGATATTGAACAAGGGCCCGAAGTGCTACTCTGAGATCAGGCGGACATTGCGACGCGTGCACAAGCTGCCGATCCCGAAGGACGGCCCAGACGCGAGCTGGAGCCTCGAAGACCATCGCACGGCCTTCGTTGCGTTTTTAGGGTTTGTCAAAGCGAACCTGTCAGACCAGACCGCTGTGCGCGCTGACGCGGCATGGGGCAGTCAGGCGGGGATATTGCAGGGCATGGGTAACTTTGCGCTGCCTGACTTTGTGCTGCGCGAAGATGAATTCGAGGCGTATTTACCGGCGCTTGCTATGCAGGTGGGTGTGGCGCATGAAGCAAGCCTGCCTACGCCTCAGGAAGACACGCCTTATACACTTGCCCAAATCTATGACGACGAAATTGAAGCGCTAGTCGCTGACGCTTATCAACGCGACTATTTGATTTTTGGCTTCGGAAGCTGGCGTTGA
- a CDS encoding beta-1,6-N-acetylglucosaminyltransferase: MSGVGIIMLVHTAFERAEQVARHWNAAGCPVVIHVDEAVSRKAFATFKTKLSDLQDIRFSNRHRCEWGTWGIVAATQEASEQMLENFPDVRHVYLASGSCLPLRPVEELIDYLAERPNTDFIESATTADVPWTVGGLDEERFTLRFPFSWKRHRILFDGYVKLQRRLRFSRKMPNGITPHMGSQWWCLTRQTLSSILEDPDRKLYDRYFKRVWIPDESYFQTLARQRSQKIESRSLTLSKFDFQGKPHIFYDDHLQLLRRSDCFVARKIWPHANRLYEVFLSVKDSPANRTEPNPGKIDRIFAKAVDRRTRGRPGLYMHSRFPNHGWENGTTSGQYSVLQGFSDLFEEFEPWFGKATGAKVHGHLFAPDKAHYSGEQGVVNGALSDSAEVRDYNPRAFLTSLIWNTRGERQCFQFGPADNQDLTWLMAADPNAQISVISGAWAVPLFRSNKNFSELRTEAAELQKIESEFLDVLRSPHSKARIRIWTMADFIENPMEHLQTVIDEIGFKSLRRLAEAPKMNDLTGFGQFLQNLKNQGMHPYLMGDFPVVGNPVGVQQPTPKPYLVKK; encoded by the coding sequence ATGAGCGGCGTTGGCATCATCATGCTGGTGCACACGGCCTTTGAGCGGGCTGAACAGGTTGCACGGCATTGGAACGCCGCGGGCTGCCCTGTTGTCATTCACGTAGATGAAGCCGTTTCCCGCAAGGCCTTCGCCACCTTTAAGACAAAACTGTCAGACCTGCAGGATATACGATTTTCCAACCGTCATCGCTGTGAGTGGGGCACATGGGGTATTGTCGCAGCGACTCAAGAAGCGAGCGAGCAGATGCTGGAGAACTTTCCAGATGTCCGCCACGTTTATCTTGCTAGCGGCTCCTGTCTTCCCTTGCGCCCTGTGGAAGAGCTGATTGACTATCTGGCTGAGCGGCCCAACACAGACTTCATCGAAAGTGCAACAACTGCCGATGTCCCTTGGACAGTCGGTGGGCTTGACGAAGAACGCTTTACCCTGCGGTTTCCCTTCAGCTGGAAACGCCACCGCATTTTGTTTGATGGTTATGTCAAACTTCAGCGACGGCTCAGGTTTAGCCGCAAGATGCCCAACGGGATCACCCCACATATGGGGAGCCAGTGGTGGTGTCTGACACGCCAGACGCTTTCAAGCATTCTGGAAGACCCAGACCGCAAGTTATATGATCGCTATTTTAAGCGAGTTTGGATCCCTGATGAGAGCTATTTTCAGACATTGGCCCGTCAACGTAGCCAAAAGATCGAAAGCCGCTCTTTAACACTTTCGAAGTTTGATTTTCAGGGCAAACCACATATTTTTTACGACGATCACTTGCAGCTTTTACGCCGCTCCGATTGCTTTGTTGCGCGCAAGATCTGGCCCCATGCGAACCGCTTGTACGAGGTGTTCCTGTCTGTAAAAGACAGCCCCGCGAACCGCACAGAACCAAACCCTGGCAAAATTGACCGCATTTTTGCCAAAGCAGTCGACCGTCGAACACGCGGGCGACCCGGCCTCTACATGCACAGCCGCTTCCCCAATCATGGCTGGGAAAATGGAACGACTTCAGGGCAGTATTCTGTACTTCAAGGCTTTTCAGATTTGTTTGAAGAGTTTGAGCCCTGGTTTGGCAAGGCAACGGGTGCAAAAGTACACGGGCATCTTTTTGCACCGGACAAGGCGCATTATTCGGGCGAACAAGGCGTCGTTAATGGTGCGTTGAGCGATAGCGCAGAGGTACGTGACTACAATCCGCGCGCTTTCCTCACCAGTCTGATATGGAACACGCGCGGAGAACGACAGTGCTTCCAGTTTGGACCTGCAGATAACCAAGACCTAACATGGCTTATGGCGGCTGATCCAAACGCCCAGATATCTGTGATCAGTGGCGCTTGGGCTGTGCCCCTATTTCGCTCAAACAAAAATTTTAGCGAGCTGCGCACCGAAGCGGCCGAGCTGCAGAAAATCGAAAGCGAATTTTTGGATGTGTTGCGTTCGCCTCATTCCAAGGCGCGGATACGGATCTGGACCATGGCAGACTTCATCGAAAACCCGATGGAGCATTTGCAAACCGTAATCGACGAGATCGGCTTTAAATCACTTCGGCGTTTGGCAGAGGCGCCGAAAATGAACGATCTGACGGGATTTGGACAATTTTTGCAGAACCTGAAGAACCAAGGCATGCACCCCTATCTGATGGGAGATTTCCCTGTTGTCGGGAATCCTGTCGGCGTGCAGCAGCCCACCCCGAAACCTTATTTGGTAAAAAAGTAG
- a CDS encoding glycosyltransferase family 2 protein, whose amino-acid sequence MGLVQSYRLRLQRRRWRIRAFRKRRELRAMSDRSAQVKQDDILCFTTMRNEKIRLPYFLKYYRDQGVDHFFIVDNDSGDGSLEYLMEQPDVSVWHTDKSYKRSRFGVDWLNWLQMKHAHGHWALVVDPDEFLVYPFCDTRPIRALTDWLDASSIKSFSAMLLDMYPKGRIDAQPYREGQNPLEITSWFDAGNYMINKNKKFGNLWIQGGPRARTFFKDKPEKAPALNKIPLVKWDRKYTYVSSTHMLLPRGLNLVYDEWGGEKASGVLLHTKFLDTFTQKAAEELERRQHYSASVEYRAYAESLKDNPDLWCKWSEKYINWRQLEILGLMSKGNWA is encoded by the coding sequence TTGGGCTTGGTCCAGTCATATCGCTTAAGGTTGCAACGCCGACGTTGGCGTATTCGCGCGTTTCGTAAACGCCGCGAGCTTAGAGCGATGTCAGACCGAAGCGCGCAAGTGAAGCAGGATGATATTCTCTGTTTCACCACCATGCGCAACGAGAAGATCCGGCTGCCTTATTTTCTCAAATATTATCGCGACCAAGGCGTTGATCACTTCTTCATTGTCGACAATGACAGCGGCGATGGCTCGCTGGAATATTTGATGGAGCAGCCTGATGTTTCTGTCTGGCACACCGACAAAAGTTATAAACGCTCTCGCTTTGGCGTAGATTGGCTTAACTGGCTCCAAATGAAACATGCGCATGGGCATTGGGCGCTTGTTGTCGATCCAGATGAGTTTCTGGTTTATCCATTCTGTGACACACGGCCCATCCGAGCGCTGACCGATTGGCTTGATGCGAGCTCAATTAAGAGCTTTAGCGCCATGCTTCTGGATATGTATCCGAAGGGGCGCATCGATGCGCAGCCTTACCGAGAGGGGCAAAATCCACTTGAGATCACCAGCTGGTTTGACGCTGGGAACTACATGATCAACAAGAACAAGAAGTTCGGCAACCTATGGATACAAGGCGGCCCACGCGCGCGGACGTTCTTCAAGGACAAGCCAGAGAAAGCCCCAGCGCTCAACAAAATCCCTCTGGTGAAGTGGGATCGCAAATATACCTATGTCAGCTCGACCCATATGTTGCTGCCACGCGGTTTGAACCTCGTTTATGACGAATGGGGCGGGGAGAAAGCCAGTGGCGTGCTGCTGCACACAAAATTCCTCGACACCTTCACTCAGAAGGCCGCCGAAGAGCTTGAACGGCGGCAGCATTACTCCGCAAGCGTAGAATACCGCGCCTATGCCGAAAGCCTCAAGGACAACCCAGACCTTTGGTGCAAGTGGAGCGAAAAATACATCAACTGGCGACAGCTTGAAATTCTTGGCCTGATGTCAAAAGGGAACTGGGCATGA
- a CDS encoding glycosyltransferase family 1 protein, with translation MKSERPSARLLDLSRLLSRAGRVLTGVDRVERAYLDALITSNVPAFGLIRTPLGFLLLDESGMQKLAAKIDGDISWGPASRLAKIFSKLPPELQRALTDARKLAVARCTRRGLGRMLKRHLPDRTAYFNTGHSNLTDYVTMGVKALRGGKIVVFVHDTIPLDLPHFQRDGSVERFKLFLGRVSAKADLVIYNSRATQTATELQLAKIGRVPQGMVAHLGVDMAEPDKTALPKGLPFEEPYFLCVGTIEPRKNHLLLIDVWEQMEKQVPPQDMPQLLICGQRGWKNDECFFRLENSRLKGRFIHELSGLSDGAISALLDEAAGIVFPSLAEGYGLPVLEAAARGVPVICTELPVYKELLGDIPVYASVNDSYLWVRRVLSLAESRRTGQRPKKEAFTPPTWDAHFNLVLSET, from the coding sequence ATGAAAAGTGAGCGCCCCTCGGCACGACTTTTGGACCTGTCGCGACTTCTCAGCCGCGCAGGAAGGGTCTTAACGGGCGTTGACAGAGTAGAGCGCGCTTACCTCGACGCGCTGATCACTAGCAATGTCCCTGCTTTCGGGCTGATCCGCACGCCACTCGGCTTTTTGCTATTGGATGAAAGCGGGATGCAAAAACTCGCTGCCAAGATTGACGGTGATATATCTTGGGGTCCTGCGAGCCGCTTGGCCAAAATCTTTTCCAAATTACCGCCAGAGCTTCAGCGTGCTTTGACAGATGCCCGAAAGCTTGCTGTTGCGCGATGCACACGACGCGGCTTGGGACGGATGCTCAAGCGACATTTGCCTGACAGAACGGCCTATTTCAACACAGGCCATAGCAACCTAACCGACTATGTAACGATGGGCGTAAAAGCACTGCGCGGTGGCAAAATTGTCGTGTTTGTGCATGACACAATTCCACTGGATCTCCCACATTTTCAGCGTGATGGATCAGTGGAACGCTTCAAGCTTTTCTTGGGGCGTGTTTCCGCAAAAGCGGACCTTGTGATCTATAATTCGCGCGCCACACAAACGGCGACGGAATTGCAATTGGCCAAGATCGGGCGTGTGCCACAAGGCATGGTTGCGCATCTTGGGGTGGATATGGCGGAGCCAGACAAAACTGCACTTCCAAAAGGACTGCCGTTTGAGGAGCCTTATTTTCTTTGTGTTGGCACGATTGAACCACGCAAAAACCATCTCCTGTTGATCGATGTCTGGGAACAGATGGAAAAACAGGTTCCACCCCAAGATATGCCACAACTTCTGATCTGTGGGCAGAGAGGCTGGAAGAACGACGAATGTTTCTTCCGCCTAGAGAATTCACGGCTCAAGGGACGGTTTATCCACGAACTTTCTGGACTGAGCGACGGGGCAATTTCTGCCTTGCTCGATGAGGCTGCTGGAATTGTCTTCCCCAGCCTTGCGGAAGGCTATGGGCTTCCTGTTTTGGAAGCAGCGGCGCGGGGTGTTCCTGTAATTTGCACCGAGCTGCCTGTTTATAAGGAGCTTCTTGGGGATATTCCCGTTTACGCAAGTGTGAATGACAGCTATCTTTGGGTCAGAAGAGTATTGTCGTTGGCTGAGAGCAGGCGGACAGGACAAAGGCCTAAAAAAGAAGCCTTCACCCCGCCGACATGGGATGCGCATTTCAACCTCGTCTTAAGTGAGACGTGA
- the galE gene encoding UDP-glucose 4-epimerase GalE: protein MDNVLVTGGAGYIGSHACKALRAAGFNPVTFDSLVTGWEDAVKFGPFERGDLLDRARLDEVFAAYRPVAVMHFAALSQVGESMQIPGKYWLNNAGGSLNLIEAAAAAGCKRFVFSSTCATYGDQDNVVLNEQSAQLPINAYGASKRAIEDMLSDFGASDGIESVIFRYFNVAGADPEGDVGEYHQPETHLIPLILDAIDGKRAALTIFGTDYDTPDGTCIRDYVHVCDLVDAHVLGLKWLAEGKGSRVFNLGTGAGFSVREVMDRAAEVTGKPVPCTEGPRRAGDCTKLVSGSKRAEEELGWRPQRSNLEEMVADAWMWHQSGHYEK from the coding sequence TTGGATAACGTACTTGTCACAGGTGGCGCGGGCTATATTGGCTCGCACGCCTGCAAAGCTTTGAGGGCGGCTGGCTTCAACCCAGTTACATTTGACAGCCTTGTTACAGGCTGGGAAGACGCTGTGAAGTTTGGTCCGTTTGAGCGCGGTGATCTCTTGGATCGTGCACGGCTTGATGAAGTGTTTGCCGCCTACCGGCCTGTGGCAGTGATGCATTTTGCAGCGCTGAGCCAAGTGGGCGAGAGCATGCAAATTCCAGGGAAATACTGGCTCAACAACGCTGGAGGCTCTCTTAACCTGATCGAGGCCGCAGCAGCAGCGGGCTGTAAGCGGTTTGTCTTTAGCTCAACTTGTGCCACATACGGCGACCAAGACAATGTTGTCCTCAATGAGCAGAGCGCGCAGCTACCCATCAACGCCTATGGCGCTAGCAAGCGCGCGATTGAGGATATGTTGAGCGACTTTGGCGCCAGTGACGGGATCGAGAGTGTTATTTTTCGCTACTTTAATGTGGCAGGGGCGGACCCAGAGGGCGACGTGGGCGAGTACCACCAACCTGAGACCCACCTTATCCCGCTGATCCTTGATGCAATTGACGGGAAGCGCGCGGCGCTGACGATCTTTGGGACAGATTACGACACGCCAGACGGAACCTGCATACGCGACTATGTGCATGTCTGCGATCTGGTCGATGCACATGTTTTGGGCCTGAAGTGGCTTGCCGAGGGCAAAGGAAGCCGCGTGTTCAATCTCGGCACTGGCGCAGGGTTTTCCGTGCGTGAGGTTATGGATCGCGCAGCTGAAGTCACCGGGAAGCCTGTGCCTTGCACCGAAGGGCCGCGACGCGCGGGGGACTGCACCAAGCTTGTTTCTGGATCAAAGCGTGCTGAAGAAGAACTTGGCTGGCGCCCCCAGCGCTCGAACCTCGAAGAAATGGTGGCTGATGCGTGGATGTGGCATCAGAGCGGGCATTATGAAAAGTGA
- the galU gene encoding UTP--glucose-1-phosphate uridylyltransferase GalU, with protein MKKKITKAIFPVAGLGTRFLPATKSVPKEIMTLVDRPLIQYAIDEARAAGIKEFIFVTSRGKGALEDYFDEAPQLEQTLRKKGKDELLEILQSTNMESGAIAYIRQHKALGLGHAVWCARRLISNEPFAVILPDDVIAAEKPCLQQMVEAYEENPGCMVAAMEVPQSQTSAYGILDVAEDMGARVSVKGMVEKPDVDKAPSNLAVIGRYILTPDVLRNLNKKKSGAGGEIQLTDGIADEIQEGRPVYGYRFQGQRFDCGSKSGFLQATVSFGLDRPELRDDLMGYLQHVVNDTRKAAE; from the coding sequence ATGAAGAAAAAAATTACAAAAGCTATTTTTCCTGTAGCGGGACTGGGGACGCGTTTTCTCCCTGCTACAAAGTCTGTTCCCAAGGAAATTATGACCTTGGTGGACCGACCGCTTATCCAATATGCAATTGACGAAGCGCGCGCCGCTGGGATCAAAGAATTTATCTTTGTCACCTCGCGAGGCAAAGGCGCGCTTGAAGATTATTTCGATGAAGCCCCACAGCTTGAGCAAACGCTGCGCAAAAAGGGCAAAGACGAACTTCTCGAAATTTTGCAATCCACAAACATGGAAAGTGGTGCGATCGCCTATATCCGCCAGCACAAGGCACTTGGTCTTGGTCATGCGGTATGGTGTGCGCGCCGACTTATCTCTAACGAACCTTTTGCTGTAATCCTACCAGACGATGTTATCGCGGCAGAAAAGCCTTGCTTGCAGCAAATGGTAGAAGCTTATGAAGAGAACCCCGGGTGTATGGTCGCGGCAATGGAAGTGCCTCAGTCGCAAACAAGCGCTTACGGTATTCTGGATGTAGCCGAAGATATGGGCGCACGTGTGAGTGTGAAAGGCATGGTTGAAAAGCCTGACGTCGATAAGGCTCCATCAAATCTTGCTGTGATTGGCCGCTATATCCTGACTCCAGATGTTCTGAGAAATCTCAACAAAAAGAAATCGGGCGCGGGCGGAGAAATCCAACTGACCGACGGGATCGCCGACGAAATCCAAGAAGGTCGCCCCGTCTATGGCTACCGTTTTCAGGGTCAGCGGTTTGACTGCGGGTCTAAATCAGGCTTTCTTCAGGCGACCGTGTCTTTTGGGCTCGACCGCCCAGAGCTGCGCGACGATTTGATGGGATACCTGCAGCACGTGGTGAACGACACCCGAAAAGCGGCAGAATAA